From one Catenuloplanes nepalensis genomic stretch:
- a CDS encoding Fpg/Nei family DNA glycosylase, producing MPELPEVEALAAYLRERAVGRTADRLEIVAISALKTYDPPPSAVAGLEITAAGRHGKFLDVTFGGDVHLVVHLARAGWLHYRESFPAATPLKPGKGPIAVRVRLDDGSGFDLTEAGTKKSLAAYLVRDPAEVPGVSRLGPDALAVDLETFTERITSRRGQIKGVLTDQEILAGIGNAYSDEILHVAKLSPFALTNKLSAEQIARLFEAMRSVETDAVTRSVGQRAAELKGEKRSGFRVHARAGLPCPVCGDTVREVSFADTSLQYCPTCQTGGKPLADRRLSRIVR from the coding sequence GTGCCAGAGTTACCGGAGGTGGAAGCGCTCGCCGCGTACCTTCGCGAGCGCGCGGTGGGCCGCACGGCCGACCGCCTGGAGATCGTCGCGATCAGCGCCCTCAAGACCTACGATCCGCCGCCGTCGGCGGTCGCGGGCTTGGAGATAACGGCCGCGGGTCGGCACGGCAAGTTCCTGGACGTCACGTTCGGCGGGGACGTTCACCTGGTCGTGCACCTCGCGCGGGCCGGCTGGCTGCACTACCGCGAGTCGTTCCCGGCCGCCACGCCGCTGAAGCCGGGCAAGGGCCCGATCGCGGTCCGGGTGCGGTTGGACGACGGCTCCGGTTTCGACCTGACCGAGGCCGGTACGAAGAAGAGCCTCGCCGCCTACCTGGTCCGTGACCCGGCCGAGGTGCCGGGCGTGTCGCGGCTCGGCCCGGACGCGCTCGCGGTCGACCTGGAGACGTTCACCGAGCGGATCACCAGTCGGCGCGGGCAGATCAAGGGCGTGCTCACCGACCAGGAGATCCTGGCCGGCATCGGCAACGCGTACTCCGACGAGATCCTGCACGTGGCGAAGCTGTCGCCGTTCGCGCTGACGAACAAGCTGTCCGCCGAGCAGATCGCGCGGCTGTTCGAGGCGATGCGGTCGGTGGAGACGGACGCGGTCACCCGCTCGGTCGGCCAGCGGGCCGCGGAGCTGAAGGGTGAGAAGCGCTCGGGCTTCCGCGTGCACGCGCGCGCCGGGTTACCGTGTCCGGTCTGCGGCGACACTGTGCGTGAGGTCTCGTTCGCGGACACCAGCCTTCAGTACTGTCCCACGTGTCAGACCGGGGGCAAGCCGCTCGCCGATCGCCGACTTTCTCGAATCGTGCGATAA
- a CDS encoding sugar transferase, whose translation MGGWVAPVTREDVGEVTTSLQRPVVKTGRSNSVPQYDEFEIQPTPPERPTNGVPRSAWTRAKRTVSRWHRPYTVMLLLLDFGAAAIASVIAVSLFEQAASGFSDPDNGEPWFQAVAYILLPLGWLVVLWANGTYDRRYLGLGTDEFKRVTRASVTVAASVSFIAFATKTDLSRLSVGFALVGATVLILFARYVARLVLHVSRRRFGAAAQRMVLLGTLPETLEVYTAVTRSPAAGLVPVAIHLTDGYAAAKGLETPVPVHAGKDVLALVREVGADTIAFCGAASAEPGELRRLAWQLEGTGIDLVVAPQLTDIAGPRVHIRPIEGLPLLHVEEPTISGLGWLAKNMMDRVAAGIGLIMLSPLLLAIGIAIKISDPGPAFFRQSRVGHEGKTFRVWKFRTMYVDAEERLASMQDMNETDGLLFKVKNDPRIFPAGRFLRASSLDELPQLINVLFGEMSLVGPRPLPADDGDFLGDVRRRLLVRPGITGLWQVSGRSDLSWDEAVRLDLYYVDNWSLAYDLSILWRTVGVVVARKGAY comes from the coding sequence ATGGGCGGGTGGGTAGCACCTGTCACGCGGGAGGACGTAGGTGAGGTGACGACGAGCCTCCAACGCCCGGTCGTCAAAACAGGCCGGAGCAACAGCGTGCCCCAGTACGACGAGTTCGAGATTCAACCGACTCCGCCGGAGCGGCCCACGAACGGGGTGCCGCGCTCCGCCTGGACGAGGGCGAAACGCACCGTCTCACGATGGCACCGGCCGTACACGGTGATGCTGCTCCTCCTCGACTTCGGCGCCGCGGCGATCGCCAGCGTGATCGCCGTCTCGCTGTTCGAGCAGGCGGCCTCGGGCTTCTCGGATCCGGACAACGGCGAGCCGTGGTTCCAGGCCGTGGCATACATCCTGTTGCCGCTCGGCTGGCTGGTCGTGCTGTGGGCCAACGGCACCTACGACCGCCGCTACCTCGGTCTCGGTACCGATGAGTTCAAACGGGTGACCCGGGCTTCGGTGACGGTCGCGGCCAGCGTCTCCTTCATCGCGTTCGCCACCAAGACCGACCTGTCCCGGCTCTCGGTCGGCTTCGCGCTGGTCGGCGCCACGGTCCTGATCCTCTTCGCGAGGTACGTCGCACGGCTCGTGCTGCACGTGTCCCGCCGCCGGTTCGGCGCGGCCGCCCAGCGCATGGTGCTGCTCGGCACGCTGCCGGAGACGCTCGAGGTCTACACCGCGGTCACCCGCAGCCCGGCCGCCGGCCTGGTGCCGGTCGCGATCCACCTGACCGACGGCTACGCCGCCGCGAAGGGCCTGGAGACGCCGGTGCCGGTGCACGCGGGCAAGGACGTGCTCGCGCTGGTCCGCGAGGTCGGTGCGGACACGATCGCGTTCTGCGGCGCGGCCAGCGCCGAGCCGGGTGAGCTGCGCCGGCTGGCGTGGCAGCTGGAGGGCACCGGCATCGACCTGGTGGTGGCGCCGCAGCTGACCGACATCGCCGGTCCGCGCGTGCACATCCGGCCGATCGAGGGCCTGCCGCTGCTGCACGTGGAAGAGCCGACCATCTCCGGTCTCGGCTGGCTGGCCAAGAACATGATGGACCGGGTCGCGGCCGGAATCGGCCTGATCATGCTGTCGCCGCTGCTGCTGGCGATCGGCATCGCGATCAAGATCTCCGACCCGGGCCCGGCGTTCTTCCGGCAGTCGCGGGTGGGCCACGAGGGCAAGACGTTCCGGGTCTGGAAGTTCCGGACCATGTACGTCGACGCCGAGGAGCGGCTCGCCTCGATGCAGGACATGAACGAGACGGACGGCCTGCTCTTCAAGGTCAAGAACGACCCGCGGATCTTCCCGGCCGGCCGGTTCCTGCGGGCCAGCTCGCTCGACGAGCTGCCGCAGCTGATCAACGTGCTGTTCGGCGAGATGTCGCTGGTCGGGCCGCGCCCGCTGCCGGCCGACGACGGAGACTTCCTCGGCGACGTGCGGCGCCGGCTGCTGGTCCGCCCCGGCATCACCGGGCTGTGGCAGGTCTCCGGCCGCTCGGACCTCTCCTGGGACGAGGCGGTCCGGCTGGACCTCTACTACGTGGACAACTGGTCGCTCGCCTACGACCTGAGCATCCTCTGGCGTACGGTCGGCGTCGTGGTAGCCCGGAAGGGCGCTTACTAA
- a CDS encoding histidine kinase — protein MGANLSTAASVLALISALAAAVAAVIRLRQRRGIATAAQRATYQVLHTASLAAEPLRAGLDRVNATKAVRHLRTLVGAPGLALVGAPGFAPIGADGLLALDGRGAHHAAQLVAAGGRAIAQNRSAVLGQEDLPCDRMDCVVRGAVVAPLTGPDGRSGAALVAVADGQPAPGLVQATLETARWAAAQLALAELDSSRERLARAEVRALRAQISPHFIYNALTAIASFVRTDPERARELILEFAEFTRYSFRAHGEFTTLAEELRSIDRYLTIERARFGDRLQVRLQIAPEVLPVSLPFLCLQPLVENAIRHGLSRKPGTGMVSIEASDAGAECHITVEDDGVGMDPAVLIAGMAEAAGESDDSGQHVGLSNVDERLRSAFGDQFGLVVETALGAGMKVSMRVPKFHPGVRA, from the coding sequence GTGGGGGCAAACCTGTCTACGGCCGCGTCGGTGCTCGCGCTCATCAGCGCGCTGGCCGCCGCGGTCGCGGCCGTCATCCGGCTCCGGCAGCGGCGCGGCATCGCCACCGCGGCGCAGCGCGCCACCTACCAGGTGCTGCACACCGCGAGCCTCGCCGCTGAGCCGCTGCGCGCCGGCCTCGACCGGGTCAACGCGACGAAGGCGGTCCGGCATCTGCGCACGCTGGTCGGCGCGCCCGGCCTCGCACTGGTGGGCGCGCCCGGCTTCGCGCCGATCGGTGCGGACGGCCTGCTCGCGCTGGACGGCCGCGGCGCGCACCACGCCGCGCAGCTGGTCGCCGCCGGTGGCCGGGCCATCGCGCAGAACCGGTCCGCCGTCCTCGGCCAGGAGGATCTGCCCTGCGACCGGATGGACTGCGTGGTGCGCGGCGCCGTGGTCGCGCCGCTGACCGGCCCGGACGGCCGTTCCGGGGCCGCGCTGGTCGCGGTCGCGGACGGCCAGCCCGCGCCCGGCCTGGTGCAGGCCACGCTGGAGACCGCGCGCTGGGCCGCCGCCCAGCTCGCGCTCGCCGAGCTGGACTCGTCCCGCGAACGGCTGGCCCGCGCCGAGGTGCGGGCGCTGCGCGCGCAGATCAGCCCGCACTTCATCTACAACGCACTGACCGCGATCGCCTCGTTCGTTCGCACCGACCCGGAACGGGCCCGCGAGCTGATCCTGGAGTTCGCGGAATTCACGAGGTACTCCTTCCGGGCTCACGGCGAGTTCACTACGCTCGCCGAAGAGTTGCGCTCGATCGATCGGTACCTGACCATCGAGCGTGCGCGGTTCGGGGACCGTCTGCAGGTCCGCCTGCAGATCGCTCCGGAGGTCCTTCCGGTGAGTCTCCCGTTTCTCTGCCTGCAACCGCTGGTGGAAAATGCGATCCGCCACGGCCTCTCGCGCAAGCCCGGCACCGGCATGGTCAGCATCGAGGCCAGCGACGCCGGGGCGGAGTGCCACATCACGGTGGAGGACGACGGGGTCGGGATGGACCCGGCCGTGCTGATCGCCGGGATGGCAGAAGCGGCCGGGGAGTCCGACGACTCCGGCCAGCACGTCGGCCTGTCGAACGTGGATGAGCGGCTGCGGTCGGCCTTCGGTGACCAGTTCGGACTGGTCGTCGAGACCGCCCTCGGCGCCGGGATGAAGGTGAGCATGCGAGTGCCGAAGTTCCACCCCGGAGTGCGCGCATGA
- a CDS encoding sodium/solute symporter: MTPNPYLIPTVVLMTVATVAIGFYGLRLARTTSDFLVASRMVSPAWNAAAIGGEYLSAASFLGVAGLILKFGVDVLWYPVGFAAGYLALLLFVAAPLRRSGAFTLPDFCELRLGSRRLRVLATVFVVFIGWLYLVPQLQGAALTLATVTGAPYTLGAVLVFAVVTANVALGGMRAITFVQAFQYWLKLTALAVPAIFLLLVWQADARPPVTPLDGLTFRQATVLTVESPATLTFADGSTREVGAGDELSFPAGAPVPAVSGVSQGLDWLLPGRGGSLFGTYSLILATFLGTMGLPHVLVRFYTNRDGAAARRTTLVVLGLVGLFYLLPTIYGALGRVYTPQLLLTGDTDAVVLLLPGAAIGTGLLGQLLSALVAAGAFAAFLSTSSGLLTSVAGVLATDVLGRGGSVHTFRLASLIGGAVPLLLALNVASLDVSQVVGLAFAVAASSFCPLLVLGIWWRGLTAPGAAAGIIVGGGAAVASVLITVLGPPLTGWRAEAIAQPAAWTVPLAFATMVAVSLTTRRHIPATIGTTMLRLHAPESLHL, from the coding sequence ATGACCCCTAATCCGTACCTGATCCCGACCGTGGTCCTGATGACCGTGGCCACCGTCGCAATCGGCTTCTACGGCCTGCGGCTGGCGCGCACCACCTCCGACTTCCTGGTCGCGTCCCGGATGGTCAGCCCGGCCTGGAACGCGGCCGCGATCGGTGGCGAGTACCTCTCCGCCGCGTCGTTCCTGGGCGTGGCCGGGCTGATCCTCAAGTTCGGCGTGGACGTCCTCTGGTACCCGGTCGGCTTCGCGGCCGGATACCTCGCGCTCCTGCTGTTCGTGGCCGCGCCGCTGCGCCGCTCCGGCGCGTTCACGCTGCCCGACTTCTGTGAGCTGCGGCTCGGCTCACGCCGGTTGCGGGTGCTCGCCACCGTGTTCGTCGTCTTCATCGGCTGGCTCTACCTGGTGCCACAGTTGCAGGGCGCCGCCCTCACGCTGGCCACCGTGACCGGCGCGCCGTACACGCTCGGCGCCGTGCTGGTCTTCGCGGTCGTCACCGCGAACGTGGCGCTCGGCGGCATGCGGGCGATCACGTTCGTCCAGGCCTTCCAGTACTGGCTGAAGCTCACCGCGCTCGCCGTACCCGCGATCTTCCTGCTCCTGGTCTGGCAGGCCGACGCCCGGCCGCCGGTCACGCCCCTGGACGGCCTCACGTTCCGGCAGGCCACGGTGCTGACCGTGGAGTCACCGGCCACGCTCACGTTCGCCGACGGCAGCACGCGCGAGGTCGGGGCCGGCGACGAGCTGTCGTTCCCGGCCGGTGCGCCGGTACCGGCCGTGTCCGGCGTCTCGCAGGGACTCGACTGGCTGCTGCCCGGCCGCGGCGGCAGCCTGTTCGGCACGTACTCACTGATCCTGGCCACGTTCCTCGGCACCATGGGCCTGCCGCACGTGCTGGTCCGGTTCTACACCAACCGGGACGGCGCCGCCGCCCGCCGCACCACGCTGGTCGTGCTCGGCCTGGTCGGCCTCTTCTACCTGCTGCCCACGATCTACGGCGCGCTCGGCCGCGTCTACACGCCCCAACTGCTGCTCACCGGCGACACCGACGCGGTGGTGCTGCTGCTGCCCGGCGCCGCGATCGGCACCGGCCTGCTCGGCCAGCTGCTCTCCGCGCTGGTCGCCGCGGGCGCGTTCGCCGCGTTCCTGTCGACCAGCTCCGGCCTGCTCACCAGCGTCGCCGGCGTGCTGGCCACCGACGTCCTCGGCCGCGGCGGCTCGGTCCACACGTTCCGCCTGGCCTCGCTGATCGGCGGCGCGGTCCCGCTGCTGCTCGCGCTCAACGTCGCGTCGCTGGACGTCTCCCAGGTGGTCGGCCTCGCATTCGCGGTCGCCGCGTCCAGCTTCTGCCCGCTGCTGGTCCTCGGCATCTGGTGGCGCGGCCTCACCGCACCCGGCGCCGCGGCCGGCATCATCGTGGGCGGTGGCGCCGCCGTGGCCTCCGTCCTGATCACGGTGCTCGGCCCGCCGCTCACCGGCTGGCGCGCCGAGGCCATCGCCCAGCCCGCCGCCTGGACCGTCCCGCTCGCCTTCGCCACCATGGTCGCGGTCTCCCTCACCACCCGCCGCCACATCCCCGCCACGATCGGCACCACGATGCTTCGCCTCCACGCCCCCGAAAGCCTGCACCTCTGA
- a CDS encoding LytR/AlgR family response regulator transcription factor, whose product MTAFLRVLAVDDEPPALDELAYLLRTDPRVARVHTAGDATEALRLLRDTDVDAVFLDIRMPGLDGMELARVLRRFARPPAIVFVTAYDDGAVDAFDLGVTDYVRKPVRTERLAESLRRVAEARVIPAQRAALARGEDDPTIPVELAGTTRMLPRSAVRWVEAQGDYARLHTADGSHLVRVPLATLAERWADAGFVRIHRSYLVQLRLIAELRLANSGYVVVVDGTELPVSRRHTRELKDRLVRAAKQDWNR is encoded by the coding sequence ATGACCGCCTTCCTGCGCGTCCTGGCCGTGGACGACGAGCCGCCCGCGCTGGACGAGCTGGCCTACCTGCTGCGGACCGACCCGCGGGTGGCCCGGGTGCACACGGCCGGGGACGCCACCGAGGCGCTGCGGCTGCTGCGGGACACCGACGTGGACGCGGTCTTCCTGGACATCCGCATGCCCGGCCTGGACGGCATGGAGCTGGCCCGGGTGCTGCGCCGGTTCGCCCGGCCGCCCGCGATCGTGTTCGTCACCGCCTACGACGACGGCGCGGTGGACGCGTTCGACCTCGGCGTCACCGACTACGTGCGCAAGCCGGTCCGGACCGAGCGGCTGGCCGAGTCGCTGCGCCGGGTGGCCGAGGCGCGCGTGATCCCGGCGCAGCGCGCCGCGCTGGCCCGCGGCGAGGACGACCCGACGATCCCGGTCGAGCTGGCCGGCACCACCCGCATGCTGCCCCGGTCCGCGGTCCGATGGGTGGAGGCGCAGGGTGACTACGCGCGGCTGCACACCGCGGACGGCTCGCACCTGGTTCGCGTCCCGCTGGCCACGCTGGCCGAGCGCTGGGCCGACGCCGGTTTCGTCCGGATCCACCGGTCCTACCTGGTGCAGCTGCGGCTGATCGCGGAGCTGCGGCTGGCCAACTCCGGTTATGTGGTGGTGGTCGACGGCACCGAGCTGCCGGTCTCCCGCCGGCACACCCGCGAGCTGAAGGACCGCCTGGTCCGTGCGGCCAAGCAGGACTGGAACCGCTGA